A window of Chloroflexota bacterium contains these coding sequences:
- a CDS encoding site-specific integrase, with amino-acid sequence MATIWVGKGLDVKKLQVLLGHASIATTMEYVDSNFEQLRSEYEKLWQDEEKQTKD; translated from the coding sequence CTGGCTACAATATGGGTAGGTAAAGGTCTTGATGTGAAGAAACTCCAAGTGCTACTTGGCCATGCAAGCATAGCCACTACTATGGAATATGTTGATTCTAATTTTGAGCAACTAAGATCCGAATATGAAAAGCTATGGCAAGATGAAGAAAAGCAGACAAAGGATTAA
- a CDS encoding S41 family peptidase yields MSNTMKYVLIILTFIAIIALAFGTGYNLGGVPTGDGEGLGLVEEAWDIIFRDYVDRDKLEPDELSKGAIEGMIESLDDPYSSYIDAETYEIGMSGLEGEIEGIGAQVGIREEKLTVISPIPDSPAAQAGVRSEDVILEIDDESTADMSMVEAVLKIRGPKGTTVRLLIQHHDETEPVEIDIVRATIELSSVTLEMVEDIAHLRITHFSKRTADELLTALNDIDQAGAKGIILDMRSNPGGILDSVVGVASHFLKDGVVVKVVNNKGEQTALQVKPKELVNELPMVILVNEFSASGSEVLAGALQDHGRATVAGNVTFGKGSVNIPRELQDGSGLYITTARWLTPNGRLIEGEGIRPDIELELEGEEAIQWAIDYLRSQQ; encoded by the coding sequence ATGTCAAACACGATGAAGTATGTACTCATCATTTTAACTTTCATTGCCATAATTGCACTTGCCTTCGGCACCGGCTATAACCTGGGAGGGGTTCCAACAGGAGATGGAGAAGGGCTGGGACTGGTAGAGGAGGCATGGGATATCATCTTCAGGGACTATGTGGACCGGGACAAGCTTGAGCCAGACGAGCTCAGCAAGGGTGCCATCGAAGGCATGATTGAATCTCTTGATGACCCTTACAGCTCATATATCGATGCTGAAACGTATGAAATCGGTATGAGCGGTCTTGAAGGCGAGATTGAAGGTATTGGTGCGCAGGTGGGGATAAGAGAGGAGAAACTCACCGTTATCTCGCCCATTCCCGACTCACCGGCGGCTCAGGCCGGAGTAAGGTCAGAAGACGTCATTCTGGAGATAGACGACGAGTCCACAGCTGATATGAGTATGGTGGAGGCGGTGCTTAAAATCCGCGGCCCCAAAGGGACAACCGTCAGGTTGCTCATTCAGCATCATGACGAAACCGAACCGGTGGAAATCGATATCGTGCGCGCCACGATTGAACTGTCCAGCGTTACGCTGGAAATGGTGGAGGACATTGCCCACCTCAGGATTACTCACTTCTCCAAGCGCACCGCCGACGAATTACTGACCGCACTAAATGACATTGACCAGGCAGGCGCGAAAGGCATAATTCTGGACATGCGCAGCAATCCAGGTGGAATACTGGATAGTGTTGTCGGGGTCGCTTCACATTTCCTGAAAGATGGCGTGGTGGTGAAAGTGGTGAATAATAAAGGCGAGCAGACAGCCCTGCAAGTGAAACCCAAAGAACTGGTTAATGAACTACCGATGGTTATATTGGTGAACGAGTTTAGCGCCAGCGGCAGCGAGGTGCTGGCGGGTGCATTGCAGGACCACGGCAGGGCAACAGTTGCCGGAAACGTGACGTTCGGCAAGGGCAGTGTCAACATCCCGCGTGAGCTTCAGGACGGTTCTGGGCTTTACATAACCACCGCACGCTGGCTCACACCAAACGGTCGACTCATTGAAGGGGAAGGAATCAGGCCGGATATTGAGCTGGAGCTGGAAGGTGAAGAGGCCATCCAGTGGGCAATTGATTATCTGAGAAGCCAGCAGTGA
- a CDS encoding cation diffusion facilitator family transporter produces MTVGNKLKYGILLTGLILVVELVGGFLSHSLALLSDAGHVFADIIALSLSWYGVRQAERPASSRMTFGYHRVGVIIALFNGFSIFAIAVVIFFEAYRRWLQPPEVNSSLMLTAALIGLSVNIFIAFWLRKEQRSNLNVRSAFWHVLGDALASIGVIIGAIIIMLTGWFIVDPIISVLIGFIITFAAWRILREGLKVLLEAAPHQIDVNRMARDLQKIRGVKGVHDVHVWSISPELHAMSCHVLVDDMQISQAAEIRQQVEKILRQRFDIEHSALQMECHECGANDLFCSLTPVSQDEDHEKNHE; encoded by the coding sequence ATGACGGTGGGCAACAAGCTGAAATATGGCATCCTGCTGACCGGTCTGATTCTGGTAGTTGAGCTTGTCGGCGGTTTTCTGTCCCACAGCCTGGCCCTGCTCAGCGACGCCGGACACGTTTTTGCCGACATCATTGCCCTCTCGCTCAGCTGGTATGGTGTGAGGCAGGCCGAACGCCCGGCGAGCAGTCGCATGACCTTTGGTTACCACCGCGTAGGGGTTATCATCGCCCTGTTCAATGGCTTCAGCATATTCGCCATTGCGGTGGTTATTTTCTTTGAAGCATACCGCCGCTGGCTGCAGCCGCCGGAAGTGAACAGCTCCCTTATGCTGACAGCAGCACTGATTGGGCTGAGCGTCAATATCTTCATCGCCTTCTGGCTGCGCAAGGAGCAGCGGAGCAATCTCAACGTGCGAAGCGCCTTCTGGCACGTGCTGGGTGATGCGCTGGCGTCCATCGGCGTCATCATCGGTGCCATCATCATTATGCTGACCGGATGGTTTATCGTTGACCCCATCATCAGTGTGCTCATCGGGTTCATTATCACCTTTGCTGCCTGGCGCATCCTGAGGGAGGGGTTAAAGGTGCTACTGGAAGCAGCGCCGCACCAGATAGATGTCAACAGGATGGCACGCGACCTGCAGAAAATACGCGGTGTGAAAGGTGTCCATGACGTACACGTCTGGAGCATCTCTCCGGAGCTGCACGCCATGAGCTGCCATGTGCTGGTTGATGATATGCAGATTAGTCAGGCCGCTGAAATTCGCCAGCAGGTGGAAAAGATACTGCGGCAGCGGTTCGATATCGAGCACAGCGCATTGCAGATGGAGTGCCATGAGTGCGGTGCGAACGACCTGTTCTGTTCCCTGACCCCTGTCTCGCAAGATGAAGACCACGAGAAAAATCACGAATAA
- a CDS encoding CvpA family protein, giving the protein MEWLVSLFVVFVLLVSLLAGLKEGAVKHFFNLVAVLIAIFIAGLSYHLIAGLLSFLPGENWENFISFFIAFGIVVAILQLAFLLPRKLINKIWKKGLLYRLLGGAMNAVNASIGLTVLALILNAFPIFGWLARWVTGSSVMSSLVNVFGFIQALLPEVFRAAATVV; this is encoded by the coding sequence ATGGAATGGTTGGTAAGTCTCTTTGTCGTTTTTGTTCTACTGGTCAGCTTGCTTGCCGGGTTGAAAGAAGGTGCGGTAAAGCATTTTTTCAACCTTGTGGCGGTGCTCATTGCCATTTTTATCGCCGGCCTGTCCTACCATTTAATTGCTGGACTGCTCTCCTTCCTTCCCGGTGAGAACTGGGAAAATTTCATAAGCTTCTTCATTGCTTTCGGCATCGTCGTTGCTATACTCCAACTCGCTTTCCTCCTCCCTCGCAAATTGATTAATAAAATATGGAAAAAGGGATTGCTGTACCGGCTGCTCGGCGGCGCCATGAACGCGGTCAATGCCAGCATCGGCCTGACAGTGCTTGCCCTGATACTGAATGCCTTCCCCATTTTCGGCTGGCTGGCGCGCTGGGTGACTGGCTCCAGCGTCATGTCATCTCTGGTAAATGTCTTTGGTTTCATCCAGGCACTGCTGCCCGAAGTATTCCGGGCTGCAGCTACCGTGGTTTAG
- a CDS encoding tyrosine-type recombinase/integrase yields MTNLFEVYHKELSESDRDPKTIDRYWGVAIRYQTWLGDREVNVQTAKQFLAHLREQGYQPRSVILYYHALRPFFEFIRQPLKLRLRKPETLPPYYDPGDFEGLVAQARKGLYHQTAAQKRRNEALLLTFAYTGLRKSELLELQVCDLDFNRQCILVRLGKGRRQRVIPMSERIVIPLRQQCAGKTAQQKVFNGLNGRSVYRIVTGLAKAAGLDGFHPHSLRHFFATQLLEKGANLREVQLLLGHRDLTTTAVYLDVTAEHLRAAVVRLDSSEMPLHLSATD; encoded by the coding sequence GTGACAAACCTCTTTGAAGTATATCATAAAGAGCTCTCCGAAAGCGACCGGGACCCCAAAACTATTGACCGCTACTGGGGGGTCGCCATCCGCTATCAAACCTGGCTGGGCGATAGAGAAGTCAATGTTCAAACCGCCAAGCAGTTCTTAGCGCACTTAAGGGAGCAAGGCTACCAACCCAGATCGGTTATTCTCTACTACCACGCCTTACGGCCATTCTTCGAGTTCATCAGGCAGCCCTTAAAGCTCCGGCTGAGAAAACCCGAGACGCTGCCGCCTTACTATGACCCGGGCGACTTTGAGGGACTGGTAGCGCAAGCCAGAAAAGGACTTTATCACCAGACGGCAGCCCAAAAGCGCCGTAACGAAGCCCTGCTCTTAACCTTCGCCTACACCGGCCTGAGAAAGAGTGAGTTGCTGGAGCTGCAGGTCTGCGACCTGGACTTTAACCGGCAATGTATCCTGGTCAGACTGGGCAAAGGCCGACGACAGCGAGTTATCCCGATGTCAGAAAGGATCGTAATTCCCCTGCGTCAGCAGTGCGCCGGCAAGACAGCACAACAAAAAGTGTTTAACGGACTGAATGGGCGCAGCGTTTATCGAATCGTCACCGGCCTGGCCAAGGCGGCGGGCTTAGATGGATTCCACCCCCATAGCCTGAGACATTTCTTTGCCACCCAACTTTTGGAAAAGGGGGCTAACTTAAGAGAGGTTCAACTCCTGCTGGGCCATCGAGACCTGACGACAACGGCGGTATACCTTGACGTAACCGCTGAGCATCTTCGCGCCGCTGTTGTGCGATTAGATAGTTCTGAAATGCCACTGCATCTATCTGCCACCGATTAG
- a CDS encoding DUF4389 domain-containing protein: MAAQTYPVTLIGELTVPPARGWWLIKWFLAIPHIIVLAFLWVAFIIVWLIAFFAIVFTGRFPRGLFDFNVGVLRWSWRVEFYTYWALGTDKYPPFTLNSVDYPADLQIEYPEKLSRGLVWIKWWLLAIPHYVVVSFFQPGGNRRNNALGLVNFLAIFGAIVLLFTGKYPESIFKLVIGFNRWSYRFCAYVALMTDQYPPFRLWDD, translated from the coding sequence ATGGCTGCTCAAACATATCCGGTAACGCTAATCGGTGAGCTCACCGTACCGCCGGCGCGAGGATGGTGGCTCATCAAATGGTTTCTGGCAATTCCACACATTATTGTCTTGGCATTCCTCTGGGTGGCATTCATTATCGTGTGGCTTATCGCCTTTTTCGCCATTGTCTTTACTGGCAGGTTCCCCAGGGGCTTGTTCGATTTCAACGTGGGCGTGCTGCGGTGGTCATGGCGAGTGGAATTTTACACCTACTGGGCATTGGGTACAGATAAGTATCCCCCGTTTACCCTGAATTCTGTTGACTACCCGGCCGACCTTCAGATTGAATATCCAGAAAAATTGTCCCGGGGGCTGGTCTGGATTAAGTGGTGGCTTTTAGCTATCCCGCATTATGTTGTGGTTAGCTTTTTCCAACCAGGAGGCAACAGGCGAAATAACGCTCTGGGTCTGGTGAACTTTCTCGCTATCTTTGGTGCCATAGTTTTATTGTTTACCGGCAAGTACCCTGAGAGCATCTTCAAGCTTGTCATCGGCTTTAATCGCTGGTCATACCGCTTCTGTGCCTACGTGGCGCTGATGACGGACCAGTACCCACCCTTCCGGCTCTGGGACGACTAG
- a CDS encoding O-acetyl-ADP-ribose deacetylase translates to MGNGPEQVTVNEAEISIIQGDITRQSTDAIVNAANSSLMGGGGVDGAIHRAGGPAILEECKKIVARQGRLPTGKSVITTGGNLPAKHVIHTVGPFWHGGGRGEAELLESAYRESLKLAAGNNLTGVSFPSISTGAYGYPVEQAAGVALTTVIAFLREKMTSVKEVVFVLFDSRTYEAYVAALREVVGQ, encoded by the coding sequence ATGGGGAATGGGCCAGAACAGGTAACGGTAAATGAGGCAGAAATATCCATCATCCAGGGTGATATTACCCGGCAGTCTACAGATGCCATCGTCAATGCTGCCAATTCCAGCTTGATGGGCGGTGGTGGCGTGGACGGTGCTATTCATAGGGCCGGTGGTCCCGCCATTCTGGAGGAGTGTAAAAAAATCGTGGCCAGGCAGGGGCGTCTCCCCACGGGTAAGTCAGTGATAACCACAGGCGGAAACCTGCCGGCAAAGCACGTAATTCATACCGTTGGCCCGTTCTGGCATGGCGGTGGCAGGGGTGAAGCCGAGCTTCTGGAAAGCGCCTACCGGGAAAGCCTGAAACTTGCCGCCGGGAACAATTTAACCGGCGTCTCCTTCCCGTCCATCAGCACCGGTGCTTACGGATACCCGGTTGAGCAGGCGGCTGGAGTTGCTCTCACGACGGTGATAGCATTTTTACGTGAGAAGATGACATCGGTCAAGGAAGTGGTCTTCGTGCTCTTTGATTCGAGGACTTATGAGGCATATGTGGCAGCTCTTCGGGAAGTAGTCGGCCAATAG
- the mutM gene encoding bifunctional DNA-formamidopyrimidine glycosylase/DNA-(apurinic or apyrimidinic site) lyase — MPELPEVETIKNELAPHVLGHTFTGVTLLWGGIVKAPSIEEFRSRLVGRKITGLSRHGKYLVLNLTDDDSLVIHLKMSGSLLLSQDSSEPPQYTRAVFHLDEGINIFFRDTRKFGGIWLVKDWKTVTKNLGPEPLEAEFTPQVLAQRLKNRKAPVKALLCDQSIIAGIGNMYADEALFAAKINPLRSGASLTSEEIEHLHHAIQRTLRAAISNKGASIVSYYRPSGEPGTAHFEFKVAHGRGKNCPNCGRPIQRIPVRNRGTYFCPRCQPAP; from the coding sequence ATGCCCGAACTGCCCGAGGTGGAAACGATAAAAAATGAGCTTGCCCCGCATGTTCTGGGGCACACCTTCACCGGCGTCACCCTTCTCTGGGGCGGTATCGTCAAGGCGCCATCGATTGAGGAATTCCGTTCCCGCCTGGTCGGACGGAAAATCACCGGCCTGTCCCGGCATGGCAAGTACCTTGTGCTCAACCTGACCGACGATGATTCGCTGGTCATCCACCTGAAGATGAGCGGCTCGCTGCTGCTGAGCCAGGATTCTTCAGAGCCACCCCAATATACCCGTGCTGTCTTCCACCTGGACGAAGGCATAAATATATTTTTCCGCGACACGCGCAAATTCGGCGGGATATGGCTGGTTAAGGACTGGAAAACAGTAACCAAAAATCTGGGGCCTGAGCCTCTGGAAGCGGAGTTTACGCCACAGGTCCTGGCGCAGCGACTGAAAAATCGGAAAGCGCCCGTCAAGGCGCTACTCTGCGACCAATCTATAATTGCCGGCATCGGCAATATGTACGCCGATGAAGCCTTGTTCGCCGCTAAAATTAATCCATTGAGGTCCGGTGCCAGTCTGACATCGGAAGAGATTGAACATCTTCACCACGCCATTCAACGGACATTGCGCGCCGCCATAAGTAATAAGGGCGCCAGCATCGTGAGCTACTACCGGCCCAGCGGCGAACCCGGGACCGCCCACTTTGAGTTCAAGGTTGCGCACGGTCGTGGCAAAAACTGCCCCAACTGCGGCCGCCCGATTCAGCGCATCCCGGTGCGCAATCGCGGCACCTATTTCTGTCCCAGGTGCCAGCCGGCTCCCTAG